The proteins below come from a single Torulaspora delbrueckii CBS 1146 chromosome 5, complete genome genomic window:
- the RXT3 gene encoding Rxt3p (similar to Saccharomyces cerevisiae RXT3 (YDL076C); ancestral locus Anc_4.271) — translation MATDAYDLNEAYRQTQSQIYNLQETILNSAKHSGSADERSARDLQMVADREPQTTEVRSTQVLEYVLNKYGSAPRESLGTLMYHAYKTGSFENNDDEKRLLDDPFAVSMPRPFLPALSEDSINKLITIRVFYEDLRDSFNHSNAPRARNNEIWGCQVYTDDSEPLLVLRHCGLSLADFNGTSRTPANLDNQDFVQGAVPPDNAPFDLEMDLLILPRLEQYASVEQYGVLSRSWGVDAPTPHDGLSYGIYEIRIATRDTSTRNIDQSDQQQITLKW, via the coding sequence ATGGCTACCGATGCGTACGATCTCAATGAGGCATACCGACAAACGCAGTCCCAAATTTACAATTTGCAGGAAACTATATTAAATTCAGCTAAACATTCAGGAAGTGCAGACGAAAGATCCGCCAGAGATTTACAGATGGTAGCTGACAGAGAGCCACAAACTACTGAAGTGAGGTCTACACAGGTACTAGAATATgttttgaacaaatatgGCTCGGCGCCTAGAGAAAGTTTAGGGACGCTTATGTATCACGCTTACAAAACTGGATCTTTTGAGAATAATGACGATGAAAAGAGACTCTTGGACGATCCGTTTGCTGTTTCTATGCCCAGACCCTTTCTGCCGGCTTTAAGTGAGGATTCTATAAACAAACTAATCACTATACGTGTATTTTACGAGGATTTGCGTGACAGTTTCAACCATTCAAATGCCCCAAGAGCTCGAAACAACGAAATATGGGGTTGTCAAGTTTACACAGACGACTCAGAACCTCTATTGGTCCTAAGACATTGTGGACTTTCGCTTGCAGACTTCAATGGAACTTCCAGAACCCCTGCAAATCTAGATAACCAGGACTTTGTCCAAGGAGCTGTTCCACCGGACAATGCACCTTTTGACCTCGAAATGGATTTACTAATACTTCCACGACTGGAACAGTACGCCAGTGTCGAACAGTATGGGGTCCTATCTCGCTCGTGGGGCGTTGACGCCCCAACGCCGCACGATGGGCTCAGCTATGGGATCTACGAAATTAGAATAGCTACAAGGGACACTTCCACACGTAACATCGACCAATCCGACCAGCAACAAATAACACTAAAATGGTAA
- the RPL31B gene encoding 60S ribosomal protein eL31 (similar to Saccharomyces cerevisiae RPL31A (YDL075W) and RPL31B (YLR406C); ancestral locus Anc_4.270), translated as MAGLKDVVTREYTINMHKRLHGVSFKKRAPKAVKEIKKFAKLHMGTEDVRLAPELNQEIWKRGVKGVPFRMRLRISRKRNEEEDAKNPLFSYVEPVFVSSAKGLETVVVEEEA; from the coding sequence ATGGCCGGTTTGAAAGACGTTGTTACTCGTGAATACACGATCAATATGCACAAGAGATTGCATGgtgtttctttcaagaagagagctCCAAAGGCTGTTAaggaaatcaagaaattcgCCAAATTGCACATGGGTACTGAAGACGTTCGTTTGGCTCCAGAACTAAACCAAgagatttggaagagaGGTGTCAAGGGTGTTCCATTCAGAATGAGATTGAGAATCTCCAGAAAGAGaaacgaagaagaagacgcCAAGAACCCATTGTTCTCTTACGTTGAACCAGTCTTTGTCTCCTCTGCCAAGGGTTTGGAAACCGTTgtcgttgaagaagaagcttaA
- the DUS4 gene encoding tRNA dihydrouridine synthase (similar to Saccharomyces cerevisiae DUS4 (YLR405W); ancestral locus Anc_4.269), with protein sequence MSISELVKIPKPKILSSRNDPLHIIRTRKTTHNRPATIAGPMVRYSKLPFRQVCRDYDVDIVYTPMILAREFVRNNNARLADFSINEQDSPLIVQVGVNNVADLLKFVEMVAPYCDGVGINCGCPIKEQVREGIGCALIYNPECYVRWSQLSNKIMGTALRLETKIRIHEDYDQTVDLCRRLSDAGVDWISIHGRTRTTRSSQPVNLEAIKYIVEKIKDKNIPVIANGDCFKKCDLREIAEVTKVDGVMAVRGLLANPALFAGYETCPWGCVEKFWYYTLEFGGLPYQLLQHHLYCMLENMKLEKNLLKEMMDVKNTAALIDWFETNFIFKRFGEIGFGEGSTIPYRRK encoded by the coding sequence ATGTCAATCTCAGAGCTGGTGAAAATACCAAAGCCCAAAATACTAAGTTCGAGAAATGATCCGCTACATATTATAAGGACAAGAAAGACCACACATAATAGGCCTGCCACAATTGCAGGTCCGATGGTTCGTTACTCCAAGTTACCGTTCCGCCAGGTATGCCGTGATTATGATGTTGATATAGTGTACACGCCGATGATACTTGCCCGTGAATTTGTGCGTAATAACAATGCAAGGTTAGCAgacttttcaatcaatgaACAAGATTCACCGCTGATAGTGCAAGTGGGTGTAAATAATGTGGCAGATCTGCTCAAGTTTGTGGAAATGGTAGCACCGTACTGTGATGGAGTCGGAATCAACTGCGGGTGCCCAATCAAGGAACAAGTACGTGAAGGTATCGGTTGCGCACTAATTTACAACCCCGAATGCTATGTGCGATGGTCTCAGCTGTCAAACAAAATAATGGGGACGGCACTTCGATTAGAGACAAAGATCAGAATTCATGAGGACTACGACCAAACTGTTGACCTCTGCAGACGGCTGTCTGATGCTGGAGTTGATTGGATTAGTATTCATGGTAGAACAAGAACCACAAGGTCATCTCAACCAGTTAACCTGGAAGCAATCAAGTATATTGTAGAAAAAATTAAGGACAAGAACATACCGGTGATTGCCAATGGCGAttgcttcaagaaatgtGACCTGAGAGAGATCGCTGAAGTGACCAAAGTAGATGGTGTCATGGCGGTCAGAGGGTTACTGGCAAACCCTGCACTCTTTGCCGGCTACGAAACATGTCCTTGGGGATGTGTCGAGAAGTTCTGGTACTATACCTTAGAGTTTGGTGGTCTGCCGTACCAATTACTACAACATCACTTGTATTGCATGCTGGAGAACATGAAGCTCGAGAAAAACCTACTAAAGGAGATGATGGATGTCAAGAACACGGCTGCATTAATAGATTGGTTTGAGACAAACTTtatcttcaagagatttggtGAGATTGGGTTCGGAGAAGGCTCAACCATACCCTATAGACGTAAATAG
- the BRE1 gene encoding E3 ubiquitin-protein ligase BRE1 (similar to Saccharomyces cerevisiae BRE1 (YDL074C); ancestral locus Anc_4.268) produces MGSEPATKRMKLDLSSPDEPLTQRDVVAFQKEALFRCLNQYRTNLESLRTQHDLSKRQCGEISRSLANLMALVVTLARFLATFCENEEEKELCRQVAEGDETVIVKLSDPFMKFLTKYGVNGIRQDVSAKVEKLATDLKDLQSVKGELSKENKQLTEEITSLKEYYQNLIRKYDREDSLTVTRVFEKAMDDEQKVNEKVFSLKAESVNVPSNETAPENDTVKAATETDDKAPHCAIEHELQITGLKAQVESLNATVQELEKFREINEQELIKLRQQVSAQQAQQTPQVHDRDSLLEKISHLKAENEDASAVNADLLKKFQELTREQEIYTGKLTQELRTAQDTLKKHNATLEKDLVRIRTTRDELLGKVAILEAEKSKSSMLVDLQSAVNILQDQWDKLQVRSNDEPQPQDALMKELQELEIAFKELTSLTHKKYSELVNQESLISKLTVEKTKADQKYFAAMRSKDSILVENKNLSKSLSKSNELIAQLKDSDRLLQQKIANLKKQLELSQSNEKRLTDSNKSINLKVMDFNAEISRLKKSLNAAREENHQNIAQATKAQTHLQDAEAELKKVKILAANSEATCQKLQSSLLNDGGDNAPLMRELEDFRSLVYCSLCSKNWKSMAIKTCGHVFCDNCCKERLASRMRKCPSCNKPFSSNDLLSIHL; encoded by the coding sequence ATGGGGTCTGAACCGGCAACTAAACGGATGAAACTGGACCTTAGCAGCCCAGATGAGCCGCTCACACAACGTGATGTAGTGGCTTTTCAGAAAGAAGCACTTTTCAGATGTTTAAATCAGTATAGGACCAACCTGGAATCCCTACGAACCCAGCATGATTTGTCAAAGAGACAATGTGGGGAGATCTCCAGGAGTCTAGCGAATTTGATGGCACTTGTAGTCACTTTAGCAAGGTTTTTGGCCACTTTTTGtgagaatgaagaagagaaagagctTTGTAGGCAGGTCGCAGAGGGCGACGAAACGGTTATTGTGAAACTCAGTGATCCCTTCATGAAGTTTTTAACCAAATATGGTGTAAACGGGATACGTCAGGACGTTTCTGCAAAAGTCGAAAAGCTGGCAACGGATTTGAAGGATCTACAAAGTGTCAAGGGCGAACTTTCGAAAGAAAACAAACAGCTTACAGAGGAAATCACCTCTTTGAAGGAATATTATCAGAACTTGATCAGAAAATATGACAGAGAGGATTCTCTCACTGTTACGAGGGTGTTCGAGAAGGCAATGGATGACGAACAGAAAGTCAACGAGAAGGTATTTAGCCTTAAGGCGGAGAGCGTCAATGTACCTTCAAATGAAACTGCACCAGAAAATGATACAGTAAAGGCAGCAACCGAAACTGACGATAAAGCTCCACACTGTGCTATAGAGCATGAGCTGCAAATTACAGGACTAAAGGCACAAGTAGAATCTTTAAATGCAACCGTTCAAgagttggagaaatttAGGGAGATCAACGAGCAAGAACTGATTAAATTGCGTCAACAAGTATCCGCGCAGCAAGCACAACAAACTCCTCAAGTCCATGATCGAGATAGTTTGCTGGAAAAGATAAGTCATTTAAAGGCAGAAAACGAAGACGCTTCTGCTGTCAATGCCgaccttttgaaaaaattccaagAACTGACGCGAGAGCAAGAGATTTATACTGGTAAACTCACACAGGAACTACGAACAGCCCAAGACACCTTAAAGAAACACAATGCCACCCTAGAGAAGGATCTAGTAAGAATAAGGACAACTCGTGATGAGCTATTAGGAAAAGTTGCCATTTTGGAAGCCGAGAAATCCAAGTCCTCGATGTTGGTGGATTTACAGTCTGCAGTCAACATTCTGCAAGATCAATGGGATAAGCTACAGGTTCGATCCAATGATGAACCACAGCCACAGGATGCCCTGATGAAAGAATTACAGGAGTTGGAAATTGCATTTAAAGAGTTGACCAGTCTCACGCACAAGAAATACTCGGAATTAGTTAATCAGGAGAGTTTAATATCGAAATTGACGGTGGAGAAGACAAAGGCAGATCAAAAGTATTTTGCAGCAATGAGATCTAAGGATTCGATTTTAGTGGAAAACAAGAATTTGTCCAAAAGTTTGAGCAAATCAAATGAACTAATTGCACAATTAAAGGATTCAGACAGATTATTGCAACAAAAGATCGCAAACCTGAAGAAACAATTAGAACTTTCACAAAGCAATGAAAAAAGACTGACAGATTCAAATAAATCCATTAATTTAAAAGTCATGGATTTTAACgctgaaatttcaagattaaAAAAGAGCTTAAATGCAGCTAGAGAAGAGAACCATCAAAACATTGCCCAGGCCACAAAGGCACAAACACATTTACAGGATGCCGAGGcagagttgaagaaagttaaAATACTGGCAGCCAACAGCGAAGCTACTTGCCAGAAATTACAAAGCTCATTGCTCAACGATGGCGGAGATAACGCTCCACTAATGAGAGAGTTGGAAGATTTCCGTTCACTAGTATATTGCTCTCTATGTTCTAAGAACTGGAAAAGTATGGCAATCAAGACCTGTGGCCACGTCTTCTGCGATAACTGTTGTAAAGAGAGATTAGCTTCCAGAATGAGGAAATGCCCAAGTTGCAATAAGCCGTTTAGCTCGAACGATCTGCTTTCAATCCATTTGTAA